The following proteins are co-located in the Triticum aestivum cultivar Chinese Spring chromosome 1A, IWGSC CS RefSeq v2.1, whole genome shotgun sequence genome:
- the LOC123132625 gene encoding cortical cell-delineating protein — protein sequence MAPSAALFIALSLLLSAVAAHGCGSTYCQPPVVVPTPPIVVPPPYHGGGGHGHGHAGQCSINVLNLRVCANVLSGLLGLKIGVPVHDQCCPLLQGLADLDAAVCLCTAVRANILGLHLNVPVDISLLLNHCGKKCPSGFTCPAH from the coding sequence atggcacccaGTGCTGCCCTCTTCATCGCCCTGAGcctcctcctctccgccgtcgccgcccaCGGCTGCGGAAGCACCTATTGCCAACCGCCGGTCGTCGTGCCGACACCACCCATCGTCGTTCCGCCGCCATACCATGGAGGAGGAGGGCACGGCCACGGCCACGCCGGGCAGTGCTCCATCAACGTGCTCAACCTGAGGGTGTGCGCCAACGTTCTCAGTGGACTGCTCGGCCTCAAGATCGGCGTTCCGGTGCACGACCAATGCTGCCCGCTGCTCCAGGGGTTggccgacctcgacgccgccgtctGCCTCTGCACCGCCGTCAGGGCCAACATCCTCGGCCTCCACCTCAACGTGCCTGTGGACATCAGCCTCCTCCTCAACCACTGCGGCAAGAAGTGCCCGTCCGGTTTCACTTGCCCAGCCCATTAA